A region of Fusarium keratoplasticum isolate Fu6.1 chromosome 6, whole genome shotgun sequence DNA encodes the following proteins:
- a CDS encoding Histone acetyltransferase, giving the protein MAGGTPGGEATVGSGEPRLKGHATPETIATGCIAWVEKEGQPRRAEILSIKTTKSGKQFYCNFDNFNKRLDEWVPVARIDFTREVEWPNPDKDKPKDPKTKKASAAQSKKQSKKAQKRLSKREQSVASEANTPHPWTDFVDSQSRQKSSSLGPDGDSQTRPSVEGGATPAVDDMDMDEKETEVKREPAEFSREVEIEKLRTSGSMTQNPTEVSRIRNISKVQFGKHDLYPWYFSPYPEVFNQEDVIFICEFCLSYYGDEKAFTRHRRKCTLQHPPGNEIYRDEAISFFEIDGRRQRTWCRNLCLLSKMFLDHKTLYYDVDPFLFYVMTTRTEKGCHLVGYFSKEKESADGYNVACILTLPQYQRKGYGRLLIQFSYELSKIEGKLGSPEKPLSDLGLLSYRQYWSENILELLMGYNEREEKVTIETISSTLAMTTQDVEHTLQAMRMQVYHKSDHKIVIPDKLIQQREKSKLKRKRIVDPTKIQWKPPVFTASSRTWGW; this is encoded by the exons atggctggcggTACCCCGGGCGGAGAGGCCACCGTAGGGTCTGGCGAACCTCGACTAAAAGGCCACGCGACACCCGAGACGATAGCAACGGGATGCATTGCCTGGGTCGAAAAGGAAGGCCAACCGCGACGAGCCGAGATCCTTAGTATCAAGACAACAAAGAGCGGCAAGCAATTTTACTGCAATTTCGATAACTTCAACAAGCGACTGGATGAATGGGTGCCTGTGGCGAGGATTGATTTTACCCGAGAAGTCGAGTGGCCAAACccagacaaggacaagcccaaggaccccaagaccaagaaggcgTCGGCAGCTCAATCGAAGAAGCAATCTAAGAAGGCGCAGAAGCGCCTAAGCAAGAGAGAGCAGTCTGTGGCTTCAGAGGCGAACACGCCGCATCCTTGGACAG ACTTTGTAGATTCCCAAAGTCGACAAAAGTCTTCCTCCCTTGGCCCCGATGGCGACAGTCAAACGAGACCTAGCGTCGAAGGTGGCGCGACACCCGCGGTCGATGATATGGACATGGACGAGAAAGAGACGGAGGTCAAGAGGGAGCCAGCAGAGTTCAGTCGCGAGGTCGAAATCGAGAAGCTACGGACATCTGGATCAATGACGCAAAACCCAACCGAAGTGTCGCGAATTCGAAACATTTCCAAGGTGCAATTCGGCAAACACGATCTCTACCCATGGTACTTTTCGCCATACCCTGAGGTCTTTAACCAAGAGgacgtcatcttcatctgcgAGTTTTGTCTGAGCTACTACGGAGACGAAAAGGCGTTTACGCGACATCGACGAAAGTGCACGCTCCAGCACCCCCCAGGAAACGAAATCTACCGAGACGAAGCCATTTCCTTCTTCGAGATTGAcggccgacgacaacgaaCATGGTGTCGCAACCTGTGTCTGCTGTCCAAGATGTTCCTGGACCACAAGACACTCTACTACGACGTAGACCCATTCTTGTTCTACGTAATGACTACACGGACGGAGAAGGGATGCCATCTGGTTGGGTACTTTTCCAAGGAGAAAGAGAGCGCAGACGGGTACAATGTGGCCTGTATTCTGACTCTACCCCAGTACCAGCGCAAGGGCTACGGACGACTCTTGATTCAATTTTCGTACGAGCTCTCCAAGATTGAGGGGAAGCTTGGGTCTCCAGAGAAGCCACTGTCGGATTTGGGTCTACTGAGTTATCGACAATACTGGTCAGAGAAtatcctcgagcttctcatgGGTTACAACGAGCGAGAGGAAAAGGTTACGATCGAGACCATTTCCTCAACGCTTGCCATGACAACCCAGGATGTGGAGCATACTCTCCAGGCGATGCGGATGCAAGTGTATCATAAGAGCGACCACAAGATTGTGATACCAGATAAGCTGATTCAGCAACGGGAGAAGTCAAAGCTGAAGCGCAAGCGGATAGTTGATCCTACCAAGATTCAATGGAAGCCGCCAGTGTTTACGGCATCCAGCCGGACAtggggatggtga
- a CDS encoding RNA exonuclease 4 — protein MAELSSNWKKLQAKLKTESASKPSLKRKSDTTTAKPAPKKPKVDKAPEKPQKKTKGPRATAKGQMGGVHSSKIEDDSQPGTSTSLALWAEDNDISAEALAEAYNLGAKDNSMMLASAKDKINHGLTEGIDIGKYIAIDCEMVGVGPGGYESALARVSIVDFHGRQVYDSYVKPKEKVTNWRTAVSGISPKSMRFARDFEEVQADIDKLLKDRILIGHDLKHDLEALILSHPARDIRDTAKFPGFKKYGNGRKPALRLLAQQLLRVEIQEGAHSSIEDARATMLLFRKHKSAFDMDHANRFAPKPTSGGPKGNKSKKKRRG, from the coding sequence ATGGCCGAATTATCATCTAACTGGAAAAAGCTCCAGGCAAAACTCAAGACCGAATCAGCTTCAAAGCCGTCCCTGAAGCGGAAATCGGATACAACAACGGCCAAACCAGCACCCAAAAagcccaaggtcgacaaAGCCCCTGAAAAGCCACAAAAGAAGACCAAGGGACCACGCGCAACGGCTAAAGGGCAAATGGGTGGCGTTCACAGCTCAAAGATTGAAGACGATTCACAACCTGGGACTTCAACATCCCTCGCATTATGGGCGGAAGATAACGACATATCTGCCGAAGCCTTGGCAGAGGCCTATAACCTCGGAGCCAAGGACAACTCAATGATGCTCGCATCGGcaaaggacaagatcaaTCATGGCCTTACAGAAGGGATCGACATTGGCAAATATATTGCCATCGACTGCGAAatggttggtgttggtccTGGTGGTTACGAGTCAGCTCTCGCTCGTGTTAGTATAGTCGACTTTCACGGGCGTCAAGTCTACGATTCATACGTGAAACCGAAGGAAAAGGTCACGAACTGGCGCACGGCTGTGAGTGGGATTAGTCCGAAGAGTATGAGATTTGCTAGGGACTTTGAAGAGGTCCAAGCCGACatcgacaagcttctcaaggaCCGCATCTTGATCGGACATGACCTCAAACACGACCTCGAAGCACTCATCCTGAGCCATCCAGCTCGAGATATTCGGGACACGGCCAAGTTTCCAGGCTTCAAAAAGTATGGCAATGGGAGGAAACCTGCGTTGCGACTCCTCGCGCAGCAGCTGCTGAGAGTTGAGATACAAGAAGGGGCACACTCCAGTATTGAGGATGCGCGAGCGACAATGCTGCTCTTCCGGAAACACAAGTCAGCTTTCGACATGGACCATGCCAATCGATTTGCGCCGAAACCAACATCAGGAGGACCAAAGGGGAACAAATCCAAGAAGAAACGAAGGGGATGA